Proteins found in one Nocardia brasiliensis ATCC 700358 genomic segment:
- a CDS encoding ABC transporter substrate-binding protein has translation MGSKMRVLAVAVSVGLSLTGVTACGSGSDGESLTITANAINSAGGKNAAEAKWIEDWVIPEFVAQQRAKGVTVRVKFQATGVPDEDYKNRIAKDLKTGTGADVVSLDGIWVGEFAEGEQIAPLDELVGADKVKAWDGWRQMPESVQRLLSYNGAQYGIPQETDGRVLFFNRKLFAQAGLPADWQPASWDDVLAAGRKLKAVPGVIPVQLDAGTSFGEATTMQGVLPLLAGAGSELYEDGKWVGNTAPFRRVLEFYRTLYGEKLGDAQLQQDAKGREKSFEKFAEGQVGILLESDYFWRGVLNPAGGSVPMADRDTVVGWARIPATTPGTGVRQQDLVSMSGGGGRVLNPKSKNIELAWELLQFMNSPAAFAQLLAAGGPRITARQDVNADVLSGDPLLTFVSQQVLPTTSLRPALPEYTRVSKAIQQATLDVITGTSPADAAAEYGAAVAEAVGKDKVAGD, from the coding sequence ATGGGATCGAAAATGCGGGTGCTCGCGGTGGCGGTGAGCGTCGGTTTGTCCTTGACGGGGGTGACGGCCTGCGGGTCGGGCAGCGACGGCGAGTCGCTGACGATCACCGCGAACGCGATCAATTCCGCGGGCGGGAAGAACGCAGCCGAAGCGAAGTGGATCGAAGACTGGGTCATCCCGGAATTCGTGGCACAGCAGCGCGCCAAGGGCGTCACCGTGCGGGTGAAGTTCCAGGCGACGGGGGTGCCCGACGAGGACTACAAGAACCGGATCGCCAAGGATCTGAAGACCGGCACCGGTGCGGATGTCGTTTCGCTGGACGGGATCTGGGTCGGTGAGTTCGCGGAGGGCGAGCAGATCGCGCCGCTGGACGAGCTGGTCGGCGCCGACAAGGTCAAGGCGTGGGACGGCTGGCGGCAGATGCCGGAATCGGTGCAGCGGTTGCTGTCCTACAACGGCGCGCAGTACGGCATCCCGCAGGAGACCGACGGGCGGGTGCTGTTCTTCAACCGGAAGCTGTTCGCGCAGGCGGGTTTACCGGCGGACTGGCAGCCGGCCAGTTGGGACGACGTGCTCGCGGCGGGTCGCAAGCTGAAAGCGGTGCCGGGTGTGATTCCGGTGCAACTCGACGCGGGCACGAGTTTCGGTGAGGCGACGACGATGCAGGGCGTGCTGCCCTTGCTGGCCGGCGCGGGCAGCGAGCTGTACGAGGACGGCAAGTGGGTGGGCAACACCGCGCCATTCCGCCGGGTGCTGGAGTTCTACCGCACCCTGTACGGCGAGAAACTGGGCGACGCGCAACTGCAGCAGGATGCCAAGGGCCGGGAGAAGAGTTTCGAGAAGTTCGCCGAGGGGCAGGTCGGAATCCTGTTGGAGAGCGACTATTTCTGGCGTGGCGTGCTGAACCCGGCCGGGGGCAGCGTCCCGATGGCGGACCGGGACACCGTGGTGGGGTGGGCGCGGATTCCGGCGACGACGCCGGGTACCGGGGTGCGTCAACAGGACCTCGTGAGCATGTCCGGTGGCGGCGGCCGGGTGCTCAATCCGAAGAGCAAGAACATCGAACTCGCTTGGGAACTGCTGCAATTCATGAACTCGCCCGCGGCGTTCGCACAACTGCTGGCCGCGGGAGGTCCGCGGATCACCGCGCGCCAGGACGTGAATGCCGATGTGCTGAGCGGTGATCCGCTGCTGACCTTCGTATCGCAACAGGTCTTGCCGACCACGTCGCTGCGCCCCGCCTTACCGGAATACACCCGGGTGTCGAAGGCGATCCAGCAGGCGACGTTGGATGTGATCACCGGAACGAGCCCCGCCGACGCCGCCGCCGAGTACGGCGCCGCGGTGGCCGAGGCGGTGGGCAAGGACAAGGTGGCCGGTGACTGA
- a CDS encoding carbohydrate ABC transporter permease, with product MTDRAATDSDVAGLGRWKASAFVTPALLLIAAFLVFPALWLLWIGLTDLTVSGRTSVHVSVVGLDNYGKALTDPLFGNSVWITLLFVFGSAIIGQNFLGFTLAWSLRDVPRWLRAVVESLVLLAWILPASVVAVLWIAMLDRDEGTVNRLLDSPGYAWMIEHPLAVIIVFNIWRGTAFSMLLYSAALSTVPPSQLETARLAGASGPQVLRDAVFPHVRGHVLTNTLLISLWTFNDFTPYLLTRGEPNHRSETLPIFLYRQGIDDGALGYGAAASVLMLLINLVLALFYLRLLRRRPA from the coding sequence GTGACTGACCGGGCCGCAACCGATTCCGATGTGGCGGGACTGGGGCGCTGGAAGGCGAGCGCGTTCGTCACACCGGCGCTGCTGCTGATCGCCGCGTTCCTGGTGTTCCCGGCGCTGTGGCTGCTGTGGATCGGGCTCACCGACCTCACGGTGTCCGGGCGCACCTCCGTGCACGTCTCGGTGGTGGGACTGGACAACTATGGCAAGGCGCTGACCGACCCGCTGTTCGGCAACAGTGTCTGGATCACCCTGCTTTTCGTGTTCGGCTCGGCGATCATCGGGCAGAACTTCCTCGGCTTCACGCTGGCCTGGTCGCTGCGCGACGTGCCACGCTGGCTGCGTGCGGTGGTGGAGAGCCTGGTGCTGCTGGCCTGGATCCTGCCCGCCAGTGTGGTTGCGGTGCTGTGGATCGCGATGCTGGACCGCGACGAGGGAACGGTGAACCGGCTGCTGGACAGTCCCGGCTACGCGTGGATGATCGAGCACCCGCTGGCCGTCATCATCGTGTTCAACATCTGGCGCGGCACGGCGTTTTCCATGCTGCTCTATTCGGCCGCGCTGTCCACGGTGCCGCCGTCGCAGCTGGAGACCGCTCGTCTGGCCGGAGCGTCCGGCCCACAGGTGTTGCGGGACGCCGTGTTTCCGCATGTGCGGGGGCACGTTCTGACCAACACCCTGCTGATCAGCCTGTGGACCTTCAACGATTTCACGCCGTACCTGCTGACCCGTGGCGAACCGAACCATCGCAGCGAGACCCTGCCGATCTTCCTGTACCGGCAGGGCATCGATGACGGCGCACTGGGTTACGGCGCCGCCGCCTCGGTGCTGATGCTGCTGATCAACCTGGTGCTCGCACTGTTCTACCTGCGACTGTTGCGGCGGAGGCCGGCATGA
- a CDS encoding carbohydrate ABC transporter permease, with the protein MNPRQIVARIGFYTFVAVVTGCFALPMLWLASAPFDATPGYAPRLPKKPTLEHFSALFDNDLAMGSLWNSVLLSGACVVLVVAAAALAAYALSRVRIPGRDALLYLLLLLSSVVTGTAAMVPIFLMIWKLGLLDRQLGVVLVLSGGLLPAAIFILKDFMDSVPRSYEESARVFGAGPLRILWDIVVPVARPGLATIAVWTVVNVWGSYLVPFLLLRDQDKQPAAVVVRTFYDEGGAAQLGPISAFSLLYSIPVVLMYLFVNRRYGFRLHGGIKA; encoded by the coding sequence ATGAATCCCAGGCAGATCGTCGCCCGGATCGGCTTCTACACCTTCGTCGCGGTCGTGACCGGCTGCTTCGCGCTGCCGATGCTGTGGCTGGCGTCCGCCCCGTTCGACGCTACCCCCGGCTACGCCCCGCGTCTCCCGAAAAAGCCCACTCTGGAACACTTTTCGGCGCTGTTCGACAACGACCTCGCGATGGGATCGTTGTGGAACTCGGTGCTGCTGTCCGGCGCGTGCGTGGTGCTCGTCGTGGCCGCCGCGGCGCTGGCGGCCTATGCACTGTCACGCGTGCGGATTCCGGGCCGGGACGCGCTGCTGTACCTGCTGCTACTGCTGTCCAGCGTGGTGACGGGCACGGCGGCGATGGTGCCGATCTTCCTGATGATCTGGAAGTTGGGTCTGCTGGACCGCCAACTCGGCGTGGTGCTGGTGTTGTCCGGCGGCCTGTTGCCCGCGGCGATCTTCATCCTGAAGGACTTCATGGACTCGGTGCCGCGGTCCTACGAGGAATCGGCGCGGGTGTTCGGTGCGGGTCCGCTGCGGATACTGTGGGACATCGTGGTTCCGGTGGCGCGGCCCGGTCTGGCCACGATCGCGGTGTGGACCGTCGTGAACGTGTGGGGGAGCTACCTGGTGCCGTTCCTGCTGCTGCGTGATCAGGACAAGCAACCCGCCGCCGTGGTCGTGCGCACCTTCTACGACGAGGGCGGTGCGGCGCAGCTCGGGCCGATTTCCGCGTTTTCGCTGCTGTATTCGATTCCGGTTGTACTGATGTATTTGTTCGTCAACCGGCGCTACGGCTTTCGGCTGCACGGAGGGATCAAGGCTTGA
- a CDS encoding ABC transporter ATP-binding protein: MAQIELVELTKEFAGGVRALDGLSFAIEDGEFFALLGPSGCGKTTLLRTIAGLETPTSGRIRIGDRDVTRLAPGRRDVAMVFQDYALFPYMSVADNIAYPLKVRGADRRSRVAKATETADQLSLQGLLARRPAELSGGQQQRVALARAMACHPKVFLFDEPLSNLDARLRLEARTFLKKLQRELGVTTVFVTHDQAEALALADRIAVLAAGRIRQLGTAREVFRRPADTFVANFIGSTPMNLIPGELVGLADSVIWGARPEYLDFSGTAVAGALHGQVSTVEHLGATALVTVAGDGYTVGVTVPEAAEPEPGTEGWVVPQADRVLLYDAESGRLLP; encoded by the coding sequence ATGGCGCAGATCGAACTGGTGGAGCTGACCAAGGAATTCGCCGGCGGCGTGCGAGCGCTCGACGGCTTGTCTTTCGCGATCGAGGACGGCGAGTTCTTCGCGCTGCTCGGTCCTTCCGGATGCGGCAAGACCACCTTGCTGCGCACCATCGCCGGACTGGAAACGCCGACCAGCGGCCGGATTCGGATCGGCGACCGCGATGTCACCCGGCTCGCACCCGGCCGCCGCGATGTGGCCATGGTGTTCCAGGACTACGCGTTGTTCCCGTACATGTCGGTGGCGGACAACATCGCCTATCCGTTGAAGGTGCGCGGTGCCGACCGGCGCAGCCGGGTCGCGAAGGCGACCGAGACCGCGGATCAGCTGTCCCTGCAAGGTTTGCTGGCGCGCCGGCCCGCCGAACTGTCCGGCGGGCAGCAGCAGCGCGTCGCGCTGGCCCGCGCGATGGCCTGTCACCCGAAGGTGTTCCTGTTCGACGAACCGCTGTCCAACCTGGACGCGCGGCTGCGGCTGGAAGCGCGGACCTTCCTCAAGAAGCTGCAACGCGAACTCGGCGTGACCACGGTGTTCGTCACCCACGACCAGGCCGAGGCGCTGGCCCTGGCCGATCGGATCGCGGTGCTCGCGGCCGGGCGGATCCGGCAGCTGGGCACGGCCCGCGAGGTATTCCGCAGGCCCGCCGACACTTTCGTGGCCAACTTCATCGGGTCCACGCCGATGAACCTGATCCCCGGCGAACTGGTCGGGTTGGCCGATTCGGTCATCTGGGGCGCGCGGCCCGAGTATCTCGACTTCTCCGGCACCGCGGTGGCCGGGGCACTGCACGGTCAGGTGTCGACGGTCGAGCATCTCGGTGCGACCGCACTGGTCACGGTGGCCGGGGACGGATACACCGTCGGCGTGACGGTGCCGGAGGCGGCGGAGCCGGAGCCGGGCACCGAAGGGTGGGTCGTTCCGCAGGCCGATCGAGTACTGCTGTACGACGCGGAATCGGGCCGCTTGCTGCCGTGA
- a CDS encoding cytochrome P450, producing the protein MLRRTTLLLATTGALWAVSRWLPKAVVALRVWIFAKVNGRNEITLPGERGGPELFQRLYEHPAANGRSRGAALSDLFWYWLAPGPEVHQEHLEDGPRYTEAARTTRAVLALPTAEIEQLAARCARRILAELPAGPVTLVRLRDLMMPIWAEFFYELVFREPCPRAARDLIVGNADDVVTSLKCTGLRHLRRRDRLTRYLLARIEAGEVPHRLPGLFSPREHAYYLQGAFFNTAVVQMSEGMAHLLLAVAQHQDVQRRILAEPGSSYLEHVLDETLRQFPLFGIAHRITTGDIAVGDGSTIPAGTVLCFNYQQFERTGHLDPDRFDPDRWTTHRAKDTHHIPFGVAANRPCPAWRLSPIAMRAVARTVLDDYRLHSSVSHTRSIPHRAPCLLLAADRPPSPIMLRAMLTGLRARDRFEDVWRGLTQLGLGTWMVLDARRLRPCARYFADLDAQQTPACPVRSGHATD; encoded by the coding sequence GTGCTGAGGCGAACGACGCTGCTGCTCGCGACGACCGGGGCACTCTGGGCGGTATCCCGTTGGCTGCCAAAGGCGGTGGTGGCCCTGCGGGTCTGGATCTTCGCGAAAGTCAACGGCCGCAACGAGATCACCCTGCCCGGCGAGCGCGGTGGCCCGGAGTTGTTCCAGCGCCTGTACGAACATCCGGCGGCCAACGGACGCAGCAGAGGAGCGGCCCTCTCGGATCTGTTCTGGTATTGGCTGGCACCGGGTCCCGAAGTGCATCAGGAACACCTGGAGGACGGCCCCCGCTACACCGAAGCGGCACGCACCACCAGGGCCGTGCTCGCCCTGCCGACCGCCGAGATCGAGCAGCTCGCCGCACGCTGCGCCCGCCGGATTCTCGCGGAACTGCCCGCCGGGCCGGTGACACTGGTGCGCCTGCGTGACCTGATGATGCCGATCTGGGCAGAATTCTTCTACGAGTTGGTCTTTCGCGAGCCGTGCCCGCGAGCCGCACGCGACCTCATCGTCGGCAATGCCGACGACGTGGTGACGTCGCTGAAATGCACCGGACTGCGGCACCTGCGCCGGCGCGACCGCCTCACCCGCTACCTGCTCGCCCGGATCGAGGCGGGCGAGGTGCCGCATCGCCTGCCCGGCCTGTTCAGCCCGCGGGAGCACGCCTACTACCTGCAAGGCGCGTTCTTCAATACCGCCGTCGTCCAGATGTCGGAGGGCATGGCGCATCTGCTGCTCGCCGTCGCCCAGCACCAGGACGTGCAGCGCCGCATCCTGGCCGAACCGGGCAGCTCGTACCTGGAGCACGTGCTGGACGAAACCTTGCGCCAGTTCCCGCTTTTCGGCATCGCACACCGGATCACCACCGGCGATATCGCGGTGGGCGACGGGAGCACGATCCCCGCGGGCACGGTGCTGTGTTTCAACTATCAGCAGTTCGAGCGCACCGGCCACCTCGACCCCGACCGCTTCGACCCCGATCGGTGGACCACGCACCGCGCCAAGGACACCCACCACATCCCGTTCGGCGTTGCCGCCAATCGCCCGTGCCCGGCCTGGCGGCTGTCACCGATCGCGATGCGCGCGGTCGCCCGCACGGTGCTGGACGACTACCGCCTGCACTCGTCGGTCTCGCACACCCGCTCGATACCGCACCGTGCCCCGTGTCTGCTGCTGGCCGCCGACCGGCCCCCGTCACCGATCATGTTGCGCGCCATGCTGACCGGGCTGCGCGCTCGCGATCGGTTCGAGGACGTCTGGCGCGGCCTCACCCAGCTCGGCCTCGGTACCTGGATGGTGCTCGACGCCCGCCGCCTACGCCCCTGCGCCCGGTACTTCGCCGACCTCGACGCGCAGCAGACACCGGCCTGCCCGGTCCGCAGCGGGCATGCCACCGACTGA
- a CDS encoding alpha-hydroxy acid oxidase — MTCPPATLEQRAKELLEPAHYDFFAGGAGEEIALADNEQAFRRLALLPRVLRDTSGRSIATTLLGDPSAMPVFVSPTAFHRLAHPEGERATARAVAAAGLVLIASMAATVAIGEITAAAREIDRNARVWFQLYLQPEPDVTTELVRRAERAGCTALVVTVDSPVFGRRTRDDRNDFHDLPAGLCAENMRGLPGTAGDGPRPIAMSPTFTWDHLEWLREVTALPLVLKGIMHPEDARLAIEFGADAILVSNHGGRQLDAAPATLDALPAIAAGVAGRIPILLDGGVRRGSDVVLALALGATAVGLGRPVLWGLTVGGDKGVAEVLDTLRTEVEQTLTLCGVAALSELDTDLVTVRGTAARC, encoded by the coding sequence GTGACCTGCCCGCCGGCCACGCTCGAGCAGCGGGCGAAGGAATTGCTCGAGCCCGCGCACTACGACTTCTTCGCGGGCGGCGCGGGCGAAGAGATCGCGCTGGCCGACAACGAGCAGGCCTTTCGCCGCCTGGCGCTGCTGCCGCGGGTGCTGCGGGACACCAGCGGCCGGTCCATCGCGACGACCCTGCTCGGCGATCCGAGCGCGATGCCGGTGTTCGTCTCGCCCACCGCGTTTCATCGCCTGGCCCATCCCGAGGGGGAACGCGCGACCGCCAGGGCGGTCGCCGCCGCCGGGCTCGTGCTGATCGCCAGCATGGCCGCGACCGTGGCCATCGGCGAGATCACCGCGGCGGCCCGCGAGATCGACCGGAACGCACGGGTGTGGTTCCAGCTGTACCTGCAGCCCGAGCCGGACGTGACCACCGAACTCGTGCGCCGAGCGGAGCGCGCCGGCTGTACGGCACTGGTGGTGACCGTCGACTCCCCCGTCTTCGGGCGGCGCACCAGAGACGATCGGAACGACTTCCACGACCTGCCCGCCGGGCTCTGTGCCGAGAACATGCGCGGCCTGCCCGGCACCGCCGGAGACGGGCCCCGGCCTATCGCGATGTCGCCCACCTTCACCTGGGACCATCTGGAGTGGCTGCGCGAGGTGACGGCACTTCCGTTGGTGCTCAAGGGGATCATGCACCCCGAAGACGCTCGGCTGGCGATCGAATTCGGCGCCGACGCGATCCTGGTGTCCAATCACGGCGGACGCCAACTCGATGCCGCGCCCGCGACGTTGGACGCCTTGCCCGCGATCGCCGCCGGTGTGGCCGGCCGGATCCCGATTCTTCTGGACGGCGGCGTGCGCCGCGGCTCGGATGTCGTGCTGGCGCTGGCGCTGGGCGCGACAGCGGTAGGCCTCGGGCGACCGGTGCTGTGGGGCTTGACCGTCGGCGGCGACAAAGGTGTCGCGGAAGTGCTGGACACCTTGCGCACGGAAGTCGAGCAGACGCTGACCCTGTGCGGCGTGGCGGCGCTGTCCGAACTGGACACCGACCTGGTGACGGTCCGAGGGACGGCGGCGCGGTGCTGA
- a CDS encoding NAD(P)/FAD-dependent oxidoreductase: MSELDYLIIGAGPAGLQMGHHLQQAGRDYLIVEGGPAAGTFFTRYPRHRQLISINKVHTGWDDPELNLRMDWNSLLPGPPFKDYSRRFFPAADDMVRYLREYTARQGLSIRYDTMVERISRPDLFEVVDQRGEVLRAHRLIVATGVSKPYVPDIPGIETAELYSEVSVDPADFTDQRVLIIGKGNSAFETADNLIETTALIHVAGPHSVRLAWQTHFVGHLRAINNNFLDTYQLKSQNAILDGNVVDIVRQPDGSYLVTVSFSRADEVTKGIRYDRVIVATGFRFDASIFAPECRPELAINDRFPAQTPAWESTTVPGLYFAGTITQERDFKKSTSGFIHGFRYGTRALHRILEQRHHQQVWPHRELGTTTADVGEAILERVNRTSALWQMFGFLGDLVTVGPDAQARYWTELPVDYLGTAIAAGDFGEVETYLVITLEYGKDHDRFDPFDINARRIAQSDAEHALDGRYLHPVVRQYRDGRQIAEHHITENLENEWTHETVHRKPLFDFLVTALPAPEPTR; the protein is encoded by the coding sequence TTGTCCGAACTCGACTACCTGATCATCGGCGCTGGACCGGCGGGCCTCCAAATGGGTCACCACCTACAGCAGGCGGGCCGCGACTATCTGATCGTGGAGGGCGGGCCCGCGGCGGGCACGTTCTTCACCAGATATCCCCGGCACCGCCAGCTGATCTCGATCAACAAGGTGCACACGGGCTGGGACGATCCGGAGCTGAACCTGCGCATGGACTGGAATTCGCTGCTGCCGGGCCCGCCGTTCAAGGACTACTCGCGACGCTTCTTCCCGGCTGCCGACGATATGGTCCGCTATCTCCGTGAATACACTGCGCGGCAAGGCTTGTCGATCCGCTACGACACCATGGTCGAACGGATCAGCCGACCGGATCTGTTCGAGGTCGTCGATCAGCGCGGCGAGGTCCTGCGCGCACACCGGCTGATCGTGGCCACCGGCGTCTCGAAACCCTATGTGCCCGATATCCCTGGTATCGAGACAGCCGAGCTGTACAGCGAAGTGTCGGTCGACCCAGCGGATTTCACCGATCAACGGGTGCTCATCATCGGAAAGGGCAACTCGGCCTTCGAGACCGCCGACAACCTCATCGAGACCACCGCGCTGATCCACGTCGCCGGACCACATTCGGTGCGACTGGCCTGGCAGACCCACTTCGTCGGCCATCTGCGCGCGATCAACAACAACTTTCTCGACACCTATCAGCTCAAATCGCAGAACGCGATCCTGGACGGCAACGTGGTCGATATCGTGCGGCAGCCGGACGGGTCGTACCTGGTGACGGTGAGCTTCTCCCGGGCCGACGAGGTCACCAAGGGCATTCGCTACGATCGGGTGATCGTGGCGACCGGGTTCCGGTTCGACGCCTCGATCTTCGCCCCGGAGTGCAGGCCGGAACTGGCGATCAACGATCGCTTCCCGGCTCAGACCCCGGCGTGGGAGTCGACCACGGTGCCCGGGCTGTACTTCGCGGGCACGATCACGCAGGAGCGCGATTTCAAGAAGTCCACCAGCGGCTTCATCCACGGGTTCCGCTATGGGACAAGGGCATTGCACCGCATCCTGGAGCAGCGACACCATCAGCAGGTCTGGCCACACCGCGAGCTCGGCACGACCACGGCCGACGTCGGCGAGGCGATCCTCGAGCGGGTGAACCGGACCTCGGCACTGTGGCAGATGTTCGGCTTCCTCGGCGATCTGGTCACGGTAGGTCCGGACGCGCAGGCGCGGTACTGGACGGAACTGCCGGTCGACTACCTCGGAACCGCCATCGCGGCAGGAGATTTCGGCGAGGTGGAAACCTACTTGGTGATCACCCTCGAGTACGGAAAGGATCACGACCGCTTCGACCCGTTCGACATCAACGCTCGGCGTATCGCCCAGTCCGACGCCGAACACGCCCTCGACGGCCGGTATCTGCACCCGGTCGTCCGGCAGTACCGCGACGGTCGCCAGATCGCCGAACATCACATCACGGAGAACCTCGAAAACGAGTGGACGCACGAAACAGTGCACCGCAAGCCGCTGTTCGACTTCTTGGTAACCGCGCTGCCCGCCCCGGAGCCGACCCGGTGA
- a CDS encoding class I adenylate-forming enzyme family protein: MSFPGSIVRALQVEPGKVVVEHGSRTVTKGQLLAMMGAIAGGLRERGLGPGRGVAMMVDVSAESLAAYLAAYTLGCHVVGVRPGLSARQLQHVLSNGVDAVLDDEQVRALLAGPAQPVTVEARSGDIARVAYTSGTTGLPKGCAQTYRAMSAHWSWGKQTWSPETAALAACAQRYLLFGTLASAVVQDYLALCLLGGGTAVIPEPVGTDLFPEVIERLRITATIMNVPRLYQMLDALRATPRDTSSLRAMVVAGSPLAPHRLADAVRVLGPVVHQAYGQTETGGLTALTPAEIDSGVLASVGRPLPGVAVDIRDGEIYVRNEYMMSEYLGDPAETADVLVDGWVRTRDLGYLADGYLYLTGRARDVIIVDALPVYAGPIERLLAGHPDIDQAYVVGAPDDRRGEAVHAFVVPRPGRTPDPIALSALVRAELGESSVPQSYTVVPEAPTAASGKPDKKALLELYPR, from the coding sequence GTGAGCTTTCCCGGGTCGATCGTGCGGGCGTTGCAGGTGGAACCGGGAAAAGTCGTGGTCGAGCACGGTTCGCGCACCGTCACCAAGGGACAGTTGCTCGCGATGATGGGCGCTATCGCGGGCGGGCTGCGGGAGCGGGGGCTCGGTCCCGGGCGTGGCGTGGCGATGATGGTGGACGTCAGCGCCGAATCGCTGGCCGCGTATCTGGCGGCCTACACCCTCGGCTGCCATGTCGTCGGGGTGCGGCCGGGGCTCAGCGCGCGGCAGCTACAGCATGTGCTGAGCAACGGGGTGGACGCGGTTCTGGACGACGAGCAGGTGCGCGCGCTCCTGGCGGGCCCGGCGCAGCCGGTGACGGTCGAGGCGCGTTCCGGTGACATCGCCCGTGTGGCCTACACGAGCGGCACCACCGGTCTGCCGAAGGGCTGCGCGCAGACCTACCGGGCGATGTCGGCGCATTGGTCGTGGGGTAAGCAGACCTGGAGCCCGGAGACGGCCGCGCTCGCCGCCTGCGCGCAGCGCTATCTGCTGTTCGGCACCCTGGCCAGCGCGGTGGTGCAAGACTATCTCGCGCTGTGTCTGCTGGGTGGCGGCACCGCGGTCATCCCGGAACCTGTTGGTACAGACCTCTTTCCAGAGGTGATCGAGCGACTGCGGATCACCGCCACGATCATGAACGTGCCCCGCCTCTACCAGATGCTGGACGCACTGCGCGCCACCCCGAGGGACACGAGCAGCCTGCGCGCCATGGTGGTGGCGGGCTCGCCACTGGCTCCGCATCGGCTCGCGGACGCGGTGCGGGTGCTCGGTCCAGTGGTGCATCAGGCGTACGGGCAGACCGAGACCGGCGGCTTGACCGCGTTGACGCCCGCCGAGATCGACAGCGGCGTACTCGCTTCGGTCGGTCGCCCGCTACCCGGTGTCGCAGTGGACATTCGGGACGGCGAGATCTACGTCCGCAACGAGTACATGATGTCCGAGTATCTCGGTGACCCGGCCGAAACCGCCGACGTCCTCGTCGACGGCTGGGTACGCACCCGCGACCTGGGTTACCTCGCGGACGGCTATCTCTATCTGACCGGCCGGGCGCGTGACGTGATCATCGTGGACGCGCTGCCGGTATACGCGGGTCCGATCGAACGACTGCTGGCCGGGCACCCGGATATCGACCAGGCCTACGTCGTCGGCGCACCGGACGACCGCCGCGGTGAAGCGGTGCACGCCTTCGTGGTACCGCGCCCGGGCCGTACGCCGGACCCGATCGCACTGTCCGCCCTCGTGCGCGCGGAACTCGGGGAATCGAGTGTGCCGCAGTCCTACACGGTGGTGCCGGAAGCCCCGACCGCGGCGAGCGGGAAGCCGGACAAGAAAGCCCTACTGGAGCTGTATCCACGGTAA
- a CDS encoding dihydrofolate reductase family protein, whose amino-acid sequence MRKLIYSFTVSLDGFINDRDGKIDWSDPDDELHQFHNDRYREIEISLHGRRLYELMAEYWPHVPADASPIEREFGRLWTDKPKVVFSRTLTEVQWNSTLVRENAVEEVRKLKADGDGVMEVGGAELGAALIPHGLVDEYWLFVSPVVLGGGTPLFPLLDKRIQLRLAETKHFDKVVHMRYVLD is encoded by the coding sequence ATGCGAAAACTGATTTATTCGTTCACCGTCTCTCTGGACGGCTTCATCAACGATCGGGACGGCAAGATCGACTGGTCGGATCCGGACGACGAACTGCACCAGTTCCACAACGACCGGTATCGCGAGATCGAGATCTCGCTGCACGGCCGTCGCCTGTACGAGTTGATGGCCGAATACTGGCCGCACGTGCCCGCGGATGCGTCGCCCATCGAGCGCGAGTTCGGCCGCCTCTGGACGGACAAGCCGAAAGTGGTCTTCTCCAGGACGCTCACGGAGGTCCAGTGGAACAGCACGTTGGTGCGGGAGAACGCGGTCGAGGAAGTCCGTAAATTGAAAGCCGACGGTGACGGGGTGATGGAGGTCGGCGGCGCGGAGCTCGGCGCCGCGCTGATCCCGCACGGCCTCGTCGACGAGTACTGGCTGTTCGTCAGCCCGGTGGTCCTCGGCGGCGGCACCCCGCTGTTCCCCTTGCTGGACAAACGAATTCAGCTCCGCCTGGCCGAAACGAAACATTTCGACAAGGTGGTGCACATGCGCTACGTGCTCGACTGA
- a CDS encoding RrF2 family transcriptional regulator, which translates to MKMSNGVEWALHSCVTLSQSHEPVPAARLAELHGTPPAYTAKHLQALSRAGIVRSTAGQVGGYTLTRPAAQISVLDITQAIDGTEPAYRCAEIRQRGPLGIPAGQCARPCAIARTMATAQQAWSRALAEVSVADLAAGIDADSGGTALADVRGWLLGTRS; encoded by the coding sequence GTGAAGATGTCGAACGGTGTGGAGTGGGCCCTGCACAGCTGCGTCACGCTCAGCCAGAGTCACGAGCCGGTACCCGCGGCTCGGCTGGCCGAACTGCACGGCACTCCGCCGGCGTACACGGCAAAGCACCTACAGGCCTTGTCCCGGGCGGGCATCGTCCGCTCCACGGCCGGTCAGGTCGGCGGATACACCCTCACCCGACCGGCCGCGCAGATCAGCGTGCTCGACATCACGCAGGCGATCGACGGGACCGAACCGGCCTACCGCTGCGCGGAGATCCGGCAGCGTGGACCACTCGGGATTCCCGCCGGGCAGTGTGCGCGTCCGTGCGCGATCGCCCGCACCATGGCCACCGCTCAGCAGGCATGGTCACGCGCGCTCGCCGAGGTCTCCGTAGCCGACCTGGCCGCGGGCATCGATGCCGACAGCGGCGGCACCGCGCTGGCCGATGTGCGGGGATGGCTGCTCGGCACTCGAAGCTGA